The proteins below come from a single Mangifera indica cultivar Alphonso chromosome 16, CATAS_Mindica_2.1, whole genome shotgun sequence genomic window:
- the LOC123198479 gene encoding uncharacterized protein LOC123198479, translated as MSRMGAKFRGWAAFDAKQQQKQGLQPEIDKDPYPPFTSTLIPLHASESITTNNGLEMKPFASVLLPSMDFPTLTEDKDCQKFTRTGDCDSRRKHEIKLINEINHDFTLKQLKELYTWADSSLIEDILAAVDNNIEKASTLLKAMVSSCSSEEIKETGIAELSSMSNDLPCENMTDEISCLRTNLELTNLTSTTWDGIKDTHREPACAQTSSGKKLFHNDADMKYILEKLSSLPVEPEWEEDDVYLVHRKEALKMLRSASQQSKAANNAFLRGDHLSAQQHSHKARKEWLIAEKLNSKAAKEILNIRNSDNDMWKLDLHGLHATEAVQVLQERLQQIETSVEMNHLVSHKIKAKNRVIRISSLESFSGMDAEDEDKQQVSCRPIQKPLQVITGVGNHSRGEAALPTAVRNFLCENRYRFEETRPGVFTVRPKFHH; from the exons atgtctCGTATGGGGGCAAAGTTTCGTGGTTGGGCTGCTTTTGATGCCAAGCAGCAGCAAAAACAAGGCCTTCAACCTGAGATTGACAAAGACCCTTACCCGCCATTTACCAGCACTCTCATCCCCCTGCATGCCAGTGAGAGCATCACAACAAATAATGGTCTTGAAATGAAGCCTTTTGCATCAGTGCTTCTTCCTTCCATGGATTTTCCAACTTTGACAGAGGATAAAGATTGCCAGAAATTTACACGAACTGGTGATTGTGATTCAAGAAGGAAACAtgaaattaagttaattaatgaaattaatcaTGACTTCACCCTTAAGCAGCTCAAAGAGCTCTATACCTGGGCGGACAGTAGCTTGATCGAAGATATCTTGGCGGCTGTTGATAATAACATTGAGAAGGCCTCAACTTTATTGAAAGCAATGGTTTCCAGCTGCAGCAGCGAAGAGATTAAAGAAACAGGAATTGCAGAATTGAGTTCTATGAGTAATGATCTTCCATGTGAGAACATGACTGATGAAATCTCTTGTCTAAGGACAAATTTAGAGCTCACTAATTTAACCTCTACCACGTGGGATGGTATTAAAGACACCCACAGAGAACCTGCATGTGCGCAAACCTCTAGTGGGAAAAAGCTTTTTCATAATGATGCTGATATGAAATATATTCTGGAGAAGTTGTCTTCTTTGCCGGTTGAGCCCGAGTGGGAGGAAGATGATGTCTACTTAGTCCATCGAAAAGAAGCATTAAAAATGCTGAG ATCAGCATCTCAGCAATCTAAGGCAGCCAATAATGCCTTTTTGAGAGGTGATCATCTCTCTGCCCAGCAACATTCACATAAGGCTCGAAAAGAATGGTTAATTGCTGAAAAGCTTAATTCGAAGGCAgcaaaagaaattctgaatatCAGAAATAGTGATAATGACATGTGGAAATTGGACTTGCATGGTCTTCATGCAACGGAAGCTGTTCAAGTCTTGCAAGAACGTCTGCAACAAATTGAGACTTCAGTTGAAATGAATCATTTAGTATCTCATAAAATTAAGGCAAAGAACAGGGTGATACGTATTTCGTCACTTGAGTCTTTTAGTGGTATGGATGCGGAGGATGAGGATAAGCAACAGGTATCATGTCGGCCGATACAAAAACCTTTGCAAGTTATAACAG GTGTGGGGAACCATAGCCGAGGAGAGGCTGCACTCCCGACAGCAGTTAGAAATTTCCTCTGTGAAAACAG ATATCGATTTGAGGAGACAAGGCCTGGAGTGTTCACAGTTCGGCCCAAATTCCATCACTGA